The following are from one region of the Nymphaea colorata isolate Beijing-Zhang1983 chromosome 7, ASM883128v2, whole genome shotgun sequence genome:
- the LOC116257870 gene encoding serine acetyltransferase 1, chloroplastic-like, whose protein sequence is MAACEFSRSGMAGKLLSFESQLDKPDTTICNLAHEFSQAFSHGRNETQADELWTKMKEEAKKDVEEEPLLGSYYVSAILAHDTLESALATHLGYRLGTPSLPGPNLAQVFQAVFSEDRAIGAEVREDLKAIKERDPACVSYVQIMLNFKGFLAIQAHRVAHRLWLMGRVPLALVIQNRVSEAFAVDIHPGARVGKGVLLDHATGTVIGETAIIGDNVSILHNVTLGGTGKVVGDRHPKIGDGVLVGAGTHVLGNVRVGAGAKIGAGSVVLKEVPESTTAVGNPARLLGGRENPVKLTKVPSFTMDQTYEWSDYVI, encoded by the coding sequence ATGGCAGCCTGTGAGTTCTCGAGGTCCGGCATGGCCGGAAAATTGCTCTCTTTCGAGTCCCAGCTCGATAAGCCGGACACCACCATTTGCAACTTGGCTCATGAATTCTCGCAGGCATTCAGCCATGGCCGCAATGAGACTCAGGCAGATGAGCTGTGGACGAAGATGAAGGAAGAAGCCAAGAAAGATGTGGAGGAGGAGCCTCTGTTGGGTAGTTACTATGTTTCTGCAATACTTGCACATGACACACTTGAGAGTGCCCTAGCCACCCATCTGGGCTACAGGCTGGGCACACCTTCCCTGCCTGGTCCGAACCTAGCCCAAGTCTTCCAGGCCGTGTTCTCAGAGGACCGCGCCATCGGGGCCGAAGTCCGGGAAGACCTGAAAGCAATTAAGGAAAGGGACCCAGCCTGTGTCAGCTACGTTCAAATCATGCTCAACTTCAAGGGGTTCCTAGCGATCCAGGCGCACAGGGTGGCTCACAGGCTGTGGCTCATGGGCCGGGTGCCATTGGCCTTGGTTATCCAAAACAGGGTGTCTGAGGCCTTTGCTGTGGACATACACCCCGGTGCCCGGGTCGGGAAGGGTGTGCTGCTGGACCATGCTACCGGGACCGTGATTGGCGAGACTGCAATTATCGGCGACAACGTGTCGATCCTGCACAATGTGACACTTGGCGGCACCGGCAAGGTCGTCGGAGACCGGCACCCGAAAATCGGCGACGGGGTCCTAGTGGGCGCCGGGACGCATGTATTGGGCAACGTCAGGGTTGGTGCTGGGGCCAAGATTGGGGCGGGCTCGGTGGTGCTGAAGGAGGTGCCGGAGAGCACCACTGCAGTTGGGAACCCGGCGAGGTTGCTGGGCGGAAGGGAGAACCCGGTGAAGCTGACCAAGGTGCCCAGCTTCACCATGGACCAGACTTATGAGTGGTCAGACTATGTGATCTAA
- the LOC116257713 gene encoding two-component response regulator ORR24-like → MTVVRVLLVDDDPSSLKLLEKMLQHCEYDVTATSSPATAMQMLKDQSQGSYDIFVGDARMMQMEGSELFDVANGEMDLPVVLISATADTEAITKAVLSGAKDFLIKPIRLEEIKNIWLHVERKKAFEFVERSPTNDVGEEGIECVNEDEDEEEEEDDDVDHGKSVMAASESNASEEESSYEQMEMETDNGDSNEGSLSRRKRRVVWTNELHGKFIEAMNMINPQMLSKKSLTNASSGAVPRLILRAMNVPGLTLQNVASHLQKYRLNSKREQEARIAATVSMQNQDLTDRHSELAYSAGSMVNQAPQPSTTGPLLSTSKDHLLTNKFNGRGLTGFRGHSYYTTGGSIPRFRRQLSLPGRVSGSSNMPLHSVPTGYQHQFSTWNSSSYMPSRGWSTAPSRAPCFNARVDHLRNNFLPQGNALGRGSTDNLTTMGNFSSGLMCDTTPPFQANTSALGNFSSGLTCDTTPPFPANTSDMGTTAEALQRGPVIGGNLPTPSFTEGSFQPMSYHSNNGAEDLQNSAGRSRWSW, encoded by the exons ATGACTGTGGTCAGAGTGCTGCTGGTTGACGACGATCCATCTTCGTTGAAGCTGCTGGAGAAGATGCTTCAGCACTGCGAATATGACG TGACGGCGACGAGCAGTCCGGCGACGGCGATGCAGATGTTAAAGGATCAAAGCCAAGGATCTTATGATATTTTCGTTGGCGATGCGCGCATGATGCAGATGGAGGGCTCCGAGCTCTTCGATGTAGCCAACGGGGAAATGGATTTGCCTGTCGTTT TGATCTCAGCAACTGCAGACACAGAGGCCATAACTAAAGCAGTTCTTAGTGGAGCAAAAGACTTTTTGATAAAACCGATAAGACTGGAAGAGATCAAGAATATTTGGCTTCATGTAGAGAGAAAAAAGGCATTTGAATTCGTCGAAAGAAGCCCAACAAATGATGTTGGTGAAGAGGGCATTGAATGTGtcaatgaagatgaagatgaagaagaagaagaagatgacgaCGTCGACCATGGGAAAAGTGTCATGGCTGCTTCTGAATCGAATGCTTCAGAGGAGGAGAGTAGTTATGAACAGATGGAGATGGAAACTGATAATGGCGATTCCAATGAAGGTTCGTTGAGTAGGAGGAAGAGGAGAGTGGTCTGGACGAACGAACTGCACGGTAAATTTATTGAAGCAATGAATATGATAAATCCTCAGA TGTTGAGCAAAAAATCACTAACAAATGCTTCATCAGGAGCTGTCCCAAGGCTGATTCTTAGGGCCATGAATGTACCGGGGTTGACACTGCAAAACGTTGCCAGCCATCTGCAG AAGTACAGGCTGAATTCGAAAAGAGAACAGGAAGCTAGAATAGCTGCCACTGTTTCTATGCAAAATCAAGATCTCACAGACCGGCACAGTGAGCTCGCCTATTCGGCAGGCTCAATGGTGAACCAGGCACCCCAGCCCTCAACAACCGGCCCTCTTctttcaacttcaaaagatcATCTGCTGACCAATAAGTTCAACGGACGTGGACTAACAGGTTTCAGAGGGCACAGCTACTATACAACTGGGGGATCGATACCAAGATTCCGCAGGCAATTGAGTCTGCCAGGAAGAGTGTCAGGGAGCTCTAACATGCCGTTACACTCTGTACCAACAGGATACCAACACCAGTTCTCCACATGGAATTCAAGTTCATACATGCCCAGCAGAGGTTGGAGTACTGCTCCTTCCAGAGCTCCCTGTTTCAATGCCAGGGTTGATCATCTGCGGAATAACTTTCTTCCACAGGGGAACGCCCTCGGTAGAGGATCAACTGATAATCTAACAACCATGGGAAACTTCTCTTCTGGTCTAATGTGTGATACCACTCCACCATTTCAAGCAAATACTAGTGCTCTTGGCAACTTCTCTTCTGGTCTAACGTGTGATACCACTCCGCCATTTCCAGCAAATACTAGTGATATGGGTACAACAGCAGAAGCCCTTCAACGAGGTCCTGTGATTGGGGGAAACCTGCCGACTCCGAGCTTTACTGAAGGCAGCTTCCAACCAATGTCTTATCATTCGAATAATGGAGCTGAAGACTTGCAGAATTCGGCAGGGAGAAGTAGATGGTCTTGGTAA
- the LOC116257805 gene encoding uncharacterized protein LOC116257805 yields MECQRDEAAESKAIAERKFSENDLLGAKEYALKAQKLNPELEGISQLLTILDVHIAAGIEINGVTDFYAVLQLDPWAKKRTVKKQYRRLAVILHPDKNRSFGADGAFKYVSEAWNVLSDQSRRSQYDQKRNLQSSVTSHRKASQSSSKAAASFCTSSHVAANVGNNSLEGTASSASHTQTSEVAYVGPPQSSSHHQLKSLTFWTECTSCRMQYEYLRIYLNYRLICRNCRSCFLAIEIAVVPVNGSDATFNWSLTCEDGQSDHKQIRKPNSTAKDKDMLNSAKKNCTMNDFHETFSGLGKSLPQEMAQNTERSIKRRKAEKGFCAYEEEALSAVGNGSSIATVKSAGRKKNKVAKAGQNMCTNPSYESDGPGAVQQNGLSNGKPSNQDDVRFLVKRSGAAPAFDTRKLLIDKARMDIRKRLEEMKSAQATETAEEKPKPMESLQFKVVKFTGFYKDKLPKADDSVGASEDELDLLKVPDPDFYDFDKHRMENCFRRNQIWALYDSDDGMPRIYAKIRKVISLIPFKVEISYLNGKGNDEFAPVTWVNHRFAKSCGNFKVVEKVEMIDQVNVFSHIVHAEIQKRKKVQIFPRKGDTWAIYKNWSADWSSCTPAAVRHKYEMVEVLEDYTEREGTCVVPLVKVAGFRTVYGKDMDPNAVRWIPRNEMLQFSHQVPSWNLTEAQAKNTPNGCRDLDTAATPQELLYATAGAEGEITSAS; encoded by the coding sequence ATGGAGTGCCAGAGAGATGAGGCTGCTGAATCCAAGGCAATTGCTGAGAGAAAGTTCTCTGAGAATGACTTGTTGGGTGCTAAAGAGTACGCCTTGAAAGCACAAAAACTGAACCCTGAGTTGGAGGGTATCTCTCAGTTGTTGACAATACTGGATGTCCATATTGCTGCTGGAATTGAGATCAATGGTGTCACAGACTTTTATGCAGTTCTTCAGTTGGATCCCTGGGCTAAGAAAAGAACTGTCAAGAAACAGTACAGGAGATTGGCTGTTATCCTTCATCCTGACAAGAATCGATCTTTTGGTGCTGATGGAGCATTTAAGTATGTCTCAGAGGCATGGAATGTTCTGTCGGATCAAAGCAGGCGATCACAATATGACCAGAAGAGAAATCTACAGTCATCTGTAACATCACATAGGAAGGCTTCGCAGTCCAGCAGCAAGGCTGCAGCTTCCTTCTGCACAAGTTCTCATGTTGCTGCAAACGTTGGCAATAATTCTCTGGAGGGGACAGCTAGTAGTGCATCCCACACTCAGACTTCAGAGGTAGCTTACGTGGGACCACCTCAGTCGTCTTCCCATCATCAACTAAAATCACTCACTTTTTGGACAGAATGTACATCTTGTAGAATGCAGTATGAGTATCTTAGGATCTATCTCAACTATCGGCTCATTTGTCGAAACTGCAGAAGCTGTTTTTTGGCTATAGAAATTGCCGTCGTTCCTGTAAATGGTTCTGATGCCACGTTTAATTGGTCACTTACATGCGAGGATGGTCAAAGCGATCATAAGCAGATCAGGAAGCCGAATTCGACTGCTAAGGACAAAGACATGCTAAACTCTGCGAAGAAAAATTGCACCATGAATGATTTTCATGAGACATTTTCAGGTCTTGGCAAGAGTCTGCCACAAGAAATGGCCCAGAACACAGAAAGGTCCATCAAGCGAAGGAAAGCTGAGAAAGGTTTCTGTGCTTATGAAGAAGAAGCTCTTTCTGCTGTTGGAAATGGCAGTTCCATAGCAACAGTGAAATCTgcaggaaggaagaaaaacaaggttGCCAAGGCCGgtcaaaatatgtgcacaaaCCCTTCCTATGAAAGCGATGGACCAGGTGCAGTGCAGCAGAATGGTTTGTCCAATGGGAAACCTTCAAACCAAGATGATGTGAGATTTCTGGTCAAACGATCTGGTGCTGCTCCTGCTTTTGATACTCGGAAGTTGTTAATTGACAAGGCAAGGATGGACATAAGGAAGCGATTAGAAGAGATGAAATCTGCACAAGCAACAGAGACAGCAGAGGAAAAGCCAAAGCCAATGGAGTCCCTTCAATTCAAGGTTGTCAAATTTACAGGCTTTTACAAAGACAAGTTACCAAAAGCTGATGATTCAGTCGGTGCTTCAGAAGATgagttggatttgttgaaagtACCTGATCCAGACTTTTATGATTTTGATAAACACCGGATGGAGAATTGCTTTCGGCGAAATCAGATATGGGCTCTGTATGATAGTGATGATGGTATGCCACGTATTTATGCCAAAATTCGTAAAGTCATTTCTCTAATCCCTTTCAAAGTAGAAATTAGTTATTTGAATGGTAAAGGAAATGACGAGTTTGCTCCAGTTACATGGGTCAATCACAGGTTTGCTAAATCATGTGGTAATTTCAAGGTAGTAGAAAAAGTGGAGATGATCGATCAAGTCAATGTGTTCTCTCATATTGTTCATGCAGaaattcaaaagagaaagaaagttcAAATATTCCCTAGAAAAGGTGATACTTGGGCTATTTACAAGAACTGGTCAGCTGATTGGAGCTCCTGTACACCAGCTGCAGTAAGACACAAATATGAAATGGTGGAGGTTCTTGAAGATTACACAGAGAGAGAAGGCACATGTGTAGTTCCACTTGTTAAAGTTGCTGGTTTCAGGACTGTATATGGAAAAGATATGGACCCAAATGCTGTTCGATGGATACCAAGGAATGAGATGCTTCAGTTTTCACACCAGGTTCCATCTTGGAACCTCACAGAAGCACAAGCTAAGAACACGCCAAATGGTTGTCGTGATCTAGACACTGCAGCCACCCCACAGGAATTGCTTTATGCTACAGCAGGAGCAGAAGGTGAAATAACTAGTGCATCATAG
- the LOC116257040 gene encoding serine acetyltransferase 1, chloroplastic-like has translation MAACIEQLRSGMAAKPLSFNLDQTLFADPSTIYKFVELSTAFRRVNSEELRDELWAKMREEARKDVEQEPVLGSYYISAILAHDSLESALATHLGYRLATPSLPGSNLAEVFLAVLQEDRAIRAAVREDLRAIKERDPACVSYVQIMLNFKGFLAIQAQRVAHRLWLRGRVPLALVIQNRVSEVFAVDIHPGARIGNGVLLDHATGTVIGETAVIGDNVSILHNVTLGGTGKATGDRHPKIGDGVLVGAGTHVLGNVKIGAGAKIGAGSVVLKEVPEKTTAVGNPARLLGGRENPIKLTNIPSLTMDHTYEWSDYVI, from the coding sequence ATGGCGGCATGCATCGAGCAGCTGAGGTCCGGAATGGCCGCGAAGCCGCTGTCGTTCAACTTGGACCAAACCCTCTTTGCTGATCCGTCTACCATTTACAAGTTCGTCGAGCTATCGACGGCTTTCCGGCGTGTCAACAGTGAGGAGCTCAGGGATGAACTGTGGGCGAAGATGAGGGAGGAGGCCAGGAAGGATGTGGAGCAAGAGCCCGTCTTGGGCAGTTACTATATATCAGCTATCCTTGCACATGATTCACTCGAGAGCGCACTGGCTACCCATCTGGGCTACAGGCTCGCCACGCCTTCTCTGCCTGGTTCGAACCTGGCCGAGGTCTTCCTGGCCGTGCTCCAGGAAGACCGCGCCATCCGGGCCGCAGTCAGAGAAGACCTGAGAGCAATCAAGGAACGGGACCCAGCCTGTGTCAGCTACGTTCAAATCATGCTCAACTTCAAGGGGTTCCTAGCAATTCAGGCGCAGCGGGTGGCTCACAGGCTGTGGCTGAGGGGCCGGGTGCCCTTGGCCTTGGTCATCCAGAACAGGGTGTCCGAGGTCTTTGCCGTGGACATACACCCCGGCGCTAGGATCGGGAACGGGGTGCTGCTGGACCATGCTACTGGAACCGTGATCGGCGAGACTGCTGTCATCGGCGACAACGTGTCGATCTTGCATAACGTGACGCTCGGAGGTACCGGCAAGGCCACCGGTGACCGGCACCCGAAAATTGGCGACGGTGTGCTAGTGGGTGCCGGAACGCATGTTCTAGGTAACGTCAAGATTGGTGCCGGGGCGAAGATCGGGGCGGGTTCGGTCGTGCTCAAGGAGGTGCCGGAGAAGACGACCGCGGTAGGTAACCCGGCCAGGCTGCTTGGTGGGAGGGAAAACCCGATCAAGCTAACCAATATTCCGAGCCTTACGATGGACCATACCTACGAGTGGTCAGACTATGTCATCTAA